In one window of Drosophila mauritiana strain mau12 chromosome X, ASM438214v1, whole genome shotgun sequence DNA:
- the LOC117146880 gene encoding uncharacterized protein LOC117146880 isoform X1: MNKTEENLWNGCNCCYCSCYCPCSCSSLKRYSSDESSRCLLLQKGSKYRYEFERCSDPRCPLRKAPGMEVRLSHPAESTSRAPQQKRPCPSDRGRNSANKVKYSTPKYERETDGESSISTPFSCYREDIGRPKSSDKYKFSGNCNCYTTEQPRKYVSRTAEEIRRAVRAEIAEMEQKKAKSCNCTSCKPPQSVHLSANERTKSTSKDEDVFTESEKLLLGKIDWRTTATDDLTNSELIYSTIKHLLRICLNNKIIELGLLDSLHEAVALFKENRRKRDN, translated from the exons ATGAATAAAACCGAGGAAAACCTATGGAATGGATGCAATTGTTGCTATTGCTCGTGCTATTGCCCTTGCTCCTGCTCGTCTTTAAAA CGATACAGCTCCGATGAATCGAGTCGCTGCTTACTTCTTCAGAAAGGCTCGAAATATAGATATGAATTCGAGAGATGCTCAGATCCCAGATGTCCATTAAGGAAAGCGCCTGGAATGGAAGTCCGTTTATCGCACCCGGCGGAATCTACTTCTCGAGCGCCACAACAAAAGCGG CCGTGTCCTTCGGATAGAGGACGAAATAGTGCTAATAAAGTGAAATATTCGACTCCGAAGTACGAAAGAGAGACAGATGGAGAGTCCAGCATATCAACACCATTCAGTTGTTATAGGGAGGATATAGGGAGGCCAAAGTCCTCGGACAAATATAAGTTTTCCGGAAACTGCAACTGCTACACAACAGAACAGCCAAGAAAGTATGTTTCCAGGACAGCCGAAGAAATCAGAAGGGCGGTTCGGGCGGAGATTGCAGAGATGGAGCAAAAGAAGGCAAAAAGCTGTAATTGTACCTCCTGCAAGCCACCGCAGAGTGTGCACTTGTCAGCTAATGAAAGAACAAAGAGTACATCTAAAGATGAAGATGTTTTCACGGAGTCCGAGAAATTGTTACTTGGTAAAATTGATTGGCGCACTACTGCTACCGATGATTTAACTAATTCCGAGCTAATTTATTCGACGATAAAGCATTTGCTGCGCATATGTCTGAACAACAAAATAATCGAGCTTGGCCTCCTGGATAGTCTGCATGAGGCGGTGGCACTATTCAAAGAAAATAGGAGGAAACGAGATAACTGA
- the LOC117146880 gene encoding uncharacterized protein LOC117146880 isoform X2, which produces MEVRLSHPAESTSRAPQQKRPCPSDRGRNSANKVKYSTPKYERETDGESSISTPFSCYREDIGRPKSSDKYKFSGNCNCYTTEQPRKYVSRTAEEIRRAVRAEIAEMEQKKAKSCNCTSCKPPQSVHLSANERTKSTSKDEDVFTESEKLLLGKIDWRTTATDDLTNSELIYSTIKHLLRICLNNKIIELGLLDSLHEAVALFKENRRKRDN; this is translated from the exons ATGGAAGTCCGTTTATCGCACCCGGCGGAATCTACTTCTCGAGCGCCACAACAAAAGCGG CCGTGTCCTTCGGATAGAGGACGAAATAGTGCTAATAAAGTGAAATATTCGACTCCGAAGTACGAAAGAGAGACAGATGGAGAGTCCAGCATATCAACACCATTCAGTTGTTATAGGGAGGATATAGGGAGGCCAAAGTCCTCGGACAAATATAAGTTTTCCGGAAACTGCAACTGCTACACAACAGAACAGCCAAGAAAGTATGTTTCCAGGACAGCCGAAGAAATCAGAAGGGCGGTTCGGGCGGAGATTGCAGAGATGGAGCAAAAGAAGGCAAAAAGCTGTAATTGTACCTCCTGCAAGCCACCGCAGAGTGTGCACTTGTCAGCTAATGAAAGAACAAAGAGTACATCTAAAGATGAAGATGTTTTCACGGAGTCCGAGAAATTGTTACTTGGTAAAATTGATTGGCGCACTACTGCTACCGATGATTTAACTAATTCCGAGCTAATTTATTCGACGATAAAGCATTTGCTGCGCATATGTCTGAACAACAAAATAATCGAGCTTGGCCTCCTGGATAGTCTGCATGAGGCGGTGGCACTATTCAAAGAAAATAGGAGGAAACGAGATAACTGA
- the LOC117146879 gene encoding WW domain-containing adapter protein with coiled-coil homolog isoform X3 has translation MRSNKNSYGSSNNNSNNMAVDLSLSTTTIANCNSNISNHNNKSSAAAATLAANSTPSAVGLCRLESSKYSSSKRDYERDRSSNYRDRDLSPGAGGGGGGGSAGGGGGGSGNGGGPLNNGNSYRSQSPDIDSPSSRSHDLRDRSDHRGGGGGNGRGGSGERYSFMQKMRDRDRDVYKKDKYSDKRDRRGNDRDSESSYRTNHDRDRRGGGGSGGGSGKLCSSRENDKRSGSDDRDRDRDRDLRDLRDKRDRGSDRDRDMYKKDKYADKRERSDRGERTARYGDWSEHVSSSGKMYYYNCKTEISQWEKPKEWVDRERNLPRDQHREKDYRDKDRDRDRDDRFSRSTYKHSNSSRDNSRLRWNYDNDGGPPSHRRRLDGRHNDNADMDISGDSTPTSEASYSLSGTPTTHGGGPGGGGPGGGGGSNSDQPMGNALPRLSSHPTANSSASVATGTGAAGGLHYGSGAGGGPVTGATMLPTMSGMLNSNSSNSAGGSSSNASSSGLRNSVVGHIGSTSGTTVPTLGSQDPHQHHLNSNAPLPPGAKGKDQALLMRQKMHLGLGVLDVQSHHGVNSVGSVSDGTNHAYNSVNNSVSGSLRDNSVNSPLYMHHSMSPSLNFTKSPIPTIVGHTNNMSIAYTCNPPFGLKATLDGGVMVANASPATPGGNASSGSSGANSSQSIVPGMGPVCGISVITSMGSNSGTLCEGPPTPTQELDLSGSALEQQQLAAAAAAATASSLQLQAAQQAQQQRKLDGTSSATLSSLQSCVSSSGQAANMRGPEISPKLAKYFRADLIAHVTNWHAEVLERQAQKCCEDTHLFGDITCTRICAELKCARSLVRSTEINATLQEQKIMYLRHQIRRIEESKTQNAFMSDDT, from the exons atgaggagcaacaaaaactcctacggcagcagcaacaacaacagcaacaacatggCTGTTGATCTCTCCCTTTCGACAACAACAATTGCCaattgcaacagcaacattaGCAACCACAATAACAAAAgcagcgcagcagcagcgacttTGGCAGCGAATTCAACGCCTTCAGCAGTGGGTCTCTGTCGCCTAGAA AGCTCAAAGTACAGCAGTTCAAAGCGCGACTACGAACGCGATCGTTCCTCCAATTATCGCGATCGTGACCTGTCGCCAGGCGCTGGCGGTGGAGGAGGCGGCGGATCCGCTGGAGGAggtggcggcggcagcggcaatGGCGGCGGACCATTGAACAATGGCAACAGCTATCGCTCCCAGTCGCCGGACATTGATTCGCCGTCGTCCCGTTCGCACGATCTGCGCGACCGCAGCGATCACCGGGGCGGAGGTGGCGGCAATGGGCGTGGCGGCAGTGGCGAGCGGTACAGCTTTATGCAGAAGATGCGGGATCGAGATCGGGATGTCTACAAGAAGGATAAATATTCAG ATAAACGTGATCGGCGTGGAAACGATCGCGACTCGGAGTCGTCGTATCGCACCAACCATGATAGGGATCGTCGTGGCGGGGGAGGCAGCGGAGGCGGCAGCGGCAAGCTCTGCTCCTCGCGGGAGAACGACAAACGATCCGGGTCCGACGATCgcgatcgggatcgggatcgagATCTGCGCGACTTGCGCGACAAGCGGGACCGCGGTTCCGATCGCGACAGGGACATGTACAAGAAGGACAAGTACGCAG ACAAACGAGAGCGCAGCGATCGCGGTGAGCGGACGGCGCGATATGGCGACTGGAGCGAGCATGTCAGCTCATCAG GCAAAATGTATTACTACAACTGCAAGACGGAAATCTCTCAATGGGAGAAGCCAAAGGAATGGGTGGACAGAGAAAG AAATTTGCCGCGCGATCAGCATCGTGAGAAGGATTATCGTGACAAGGATCGCGATCGTGACCGCGATGATCGGTTCTCCAGATCAA CATACAAACATTCCAATTCTTCGCGCGACAATTCACGACTGAGATGGAATTACGACAACGATGGCGGTCCGCCCAGTCATCGAAGGCGTTTGGATG GTCGACACAACGACAATGCTGATATGGATATAAGCGGCGACTCGACGCCTACCTCGGAAGCCAGTTACTCGCTAAGCGGCACGCCCACCACACACGGCGGCGGTCCGGGCGGAGGCGGTCCcggaggcggcggcggtaGCAACAGCGATCAGCCAATGGGCAATGCCCTGCCCCGTTTGTCCTCCCACCCAACTGCCAACTCCTCCGCATCCGTGGCGACGGGCACAGGTGCGGCGGGGGGACTGCATTACGGCAGCGGAGCGGGTGGTGGCCCGGTGACGGGCGCCACAATGCTGCCCACCATGTCGGGAATGctgaacagcaacagcagcaacagtgccggcggcagcagcagcaatgccagcagcagcggccTGAGGAACTCCGTTGTCGGTCACATTGGCTCCACATCTGGC ACGACTGTGCCCACACTGGGAAGTCAGGATCCGCACCAGCACCATCTGAACTCGAATGCTCCACTGCCACCGGGTGCCAAGGGCAAGGATCAGGCGCTGCTGATGCGCCAGAAGATGCACCTGGGCCTGGGCGTCCTCGATGTACAATCACATCACGGCGTTAACTCGGTTGGTTCGGTGTCAGATGGGACCAATCACGCCTACAATTCGGTCAATAACTCGGTCTCCGGCAGCTTACG GGACAACAGCGTTAACTCGCCGTTGTATATGCACCACAGCATGTCGCCCTCGTTGAACTTCACCAAGAGTCCCATACCGACGATTGTGGGCCACACGAATAACATGAGCATCGCCTACACCTGCAATCCACCCTTTGGCCTCAAGGCTACCCTCGATGGCGGAGTAATGGTGGCGAATGCCTCACCGGCCACGCCCGGTGGCAACGCCTCCTCCGGCTCTAGTGGAGCGAATAGCAGCCAAAGCATCGTGCCCGGCATGGGCCCCGTCTGCGGAATCAGTGTGATCACCTCGATgggcagcaacagcggcacGCTTTGCGAAGGACCGCCAACGCCCACCCAGGAGCTGGATTTAAGCGGCTCGGCGTTGGAGCAGCAACAGTTGGCCGCCGCAGCGGCAGCCGCGACAGCGTCCAGCCTCCAGCTACAGGCGGCGCAACAGGCCCAGCAGCAGCGGAAAT TGGATGGCACGTCGTCGGCCACGCTGAGCTCACTGCAGAGCTGTGTGAGTTCCTCAGGACAGGCGGCAAACATGCGCGGTCCCGAGATTTCGCCAAAGCTGGCCAAATACTTCCGCGCCGATCTGATTGCGCATGTGACCAATTGGCACGCGGAGGTGCTGGAGCGTCAG GCGCAGAAGTGCTGTGAGGATACTCACCTGTTCGGCGACATAACGTGCACGAGGATATGCGCGGAATTGAAGTGCGCCCGTAGCCTGGTGCGAAGCACCGAAATCAATGCCACCCTGCAGGAACAAAA AATTATGTATTTACGCCACCAGATCCGCCGTATCGAGGAGTCGAAGACTCAGAACGCGTTCATGTCAGACGATACTTAG
- the LOC117146879 gene encoding WW domain-containing adapter protein with coiled-coil homolog isoform X2: MVMHARKPQRMNDGYFEKHTSHTSYQSSKYSSSKRDYERDRSSNYRDRDLSPGAGGGGGGGSAGGGGGGSGNGGGPLNNGNSYRSQSPDIDSPSSRSHDLRDRSDHRGGGGGNGRGGSGERYSFMQKMRDRDRDVYKKDKYSDKRDRRGNDRDSESSYRTNHDRDRRGGGGSGGGSGKLCSSRENDKRSGSDDRDRDRDRDLRDLRDKRDRGSDRDRDMYKKDKYADKRERSDRGERTARYGDWSEHVSSSGKMYYYNCKTEISQWEKPKEWVDRERNLPRDQHREKDYRDKDRDRDRDDRFSRSTYKHSNSSRDNSRLRWNYDNDGGPPSHRRRLDGRHNDNADMDISGDSTPTSEASYSLSGTPTTHGGGPGGGGPGGGGGSNSDQPMGNALPRLSSHPTANSSASVATGTGAAGGLHYGSGAGGGPVTGATMLPTMSGMLNSNSSNSAGGSSSNASSSGLRNSVVGHIGSTSGTTVPTLGSQDPHQHHLNSNAPLPPGAKGKDQALLMRQKMHLGLGVLDVQSHHGVNSVGSVSDGTNHAYNSVNNSVSGSLRDNSVNSPLYMHHSMSPSLNFTKSPIPTIVGHTNNMSIAYTCNPPFGLKATLDGGVMVANASPATPGGNASSGSSGANSSQSIVPGMGPVCGISVITSMGSNSGTLCEGPPTPTQELDLSGSALEQQQLAAAAAAATASSLQLQAAQQAQQQRKLDGTSSATLSSLQSCVSSSGQAANMRGPEISPKLAKYFRADLIAHVTNWHAEVLERQKCCEDTHLFGDITCTRICAELKCARSLVRSTEINATLQEQKIMYLRHQIRRIEESKTQNAFMSDDT, encoded by the exons ATGGTAATGCATGCTAGAAAACCGCAGCGTATGAACGATGG GTACTTTGAGAAGCATACCAGTCACACATCATACCAG AGCTCAAAGTACAGCAGTTCAAAGCGCGACTACGAACGCGATCGTTCCTCCAATTATCGCGATCGTGACCTGTCGCCAGGCGCTGGCGGTGGAGGAGGCGGCGGATCCGCTGGAGGAggtggcggcggcagcggcaatGGCGGCGGACCATTGAACAATGGCAACAGCTATCGCTCCCAGTCGCCGGACATTGATTCGCCGTCGTCCCGTTCGCACGATCTGCGCGACCGCAGCGATCACCGGGGCGGAGGTGGCGGCAATGGGCGTGGCGGCAGTGGCGAGCGGTACAGCTTTATGCAGAAGATGCGGGATCGAGATCGGGATGTCTACAAGAAGGATAAATATTCAG ATAAACGTGATCGGCGTGGAAACGATCGCGACTCGGAGTCGTCGTATCGCACCAACCATGATAGGGATCGTCGTGGCGGGGGAGGCAGCGGAGGCGGCAGCGGCAAGCTCTGCTCCTCGCGGGAGAACGACAAACGATCCGGGTCCGACGATCgcgatcgggatcgggatcgagATCTGCGCGACTTGCGCGACAAGCGGGACCGCGGTTCCGATCGCGACAGGGACATGTACAAGAAGGACAAGTACGCAG ACAAACGAGAGCGCAGCGATCGCGGTGAGCGGACGGCGCGATATGGCGACTGGAGCGAGCATGTCAGCTCATCAG GCAAAATGTATTACTACAACTGCAAGACGGAAATCTCTCAATGGGAGAAGCCAAAGGAATGGGTGGACAGAGAAAG AAATTTGCCGCGCGATCAGCATCGTGAGAAGGATTATCGTGACAAGGATCGCGATCGTGACCGCGATGATCGGTTCTCCAGATCAA CATACAAACATTCCAATTCTTCGCGCGACAATTCACGACTGAGATGGAATTACGACAACGATGGCGGTCCGCCCAGTCATCGAAGGCGTTTGGATG GTCGACACAACGACAATGCTGATATGGATATAAGCGGCGACTCGACGCCTACCTCGGAAGCCAGTTACTCGCTAAGCGGCACGCCCACCACACACGGCGGCGGTCCGGGCGGAGGCGGTCCcggaggcggcggcggtaGCAACAGCGATCAGCCAATGGGCAATGCCCTGCCCCGTTTGTCCTCCCACCCAACTGCCAACTCCTCCGCATCCGTGGCGACGGGCACAGGTGCGGCGGGGGGACTGCATTACGGCAGCGGAGCGGGTGGTGGCCCGGTGACGGGCGCCACAATGCTGCCCACCATGTCGGGAATGctgaacagcaacagcagcaacagtgccggcggcagcagcagcaatgccagcagcagcggccTGAGGAACTCCGTTGTCGGTCACATTGGCTCCACATCTGGC ACGACTGTGCCCACACTGGGAAGTCAGGATCCGCACCAGCACCATCTGAACTCGAATGCTCCACTGCCACCGGGTGCCAAGGGCAAGGATCAGGCGCTGCTGATGCGCCAGAAGATGCACCTGGGCCTGGGCGTCCTCGATGTACAATCACATCACGGCGTTAACTCGGTTGGTTCGGTGTCAGATGGGACCAATCACGCCTACAATTCGGTCAATAACTCGGTCTCCGGCAGCTTACG GGACAACAGCGTTAACTCGCCGTTGTATATGCACCACAGCATGTCGCCCTCGTTGAACTTCACCAAGAGTCCCATACCGACGATTGTGGGCCACACGAATAACATGAGCATCGCCTACACCTGCAATCCACCCTTTGGCCTCAAGGCTACCCTCGATGGCGGAGTAATGGTGGCGAATGCCTCACCGGCCACGCCCGGTGGCAACGCCTCCTCCGGCTCTAGTGGAGCGAATAGCAGCCAAAGCATCGTGCCCGGCATGGGCCCCGTCTGCGGAATCAGTGTGATCACCTCGATgggcagcaacagcggcacGCTTTGCGAAGGACCGCCAACGCCCACCCAGGAGCTGGATTTAAGCGGCTCGGCGTTGGAGCAGCAACAGTTGGCCGCCGCAGCGGCAGCCGCGACAGCGTCCAGCCTCCAGCTACAGGCGGCGCAACAGGCCCAGCAGCAGCGGAAAT TGGATGGCACGTCGTCGGCCACGCTGAGCTCACTGCAGAGCTGTGTGAGTTCCTCAGGACAGGCGGCAAACATGCGCGGTCCCGAGATTTCGCCAAAGCTGGCCAAATACTTCCGCGCCGATCTGATTGCGCATGTGACCAATTGGCACGCGGAGGTGCTGGAGCGTCAG AAGTGCTGTGAGGATACTCACCTGTTCGGCGACATAACGTGCACGAGGATATGCGCGGAATTGAAGTGCGCCCGTAGCCTGGTGCGAAGCACCGAAATCAATGCCACCCTGCAGGAACAAAA AATTATGTATTTACGCCACCAGATCCGCCGTATCGAGGAGTCGAAGACTCAGAACGCGTTCATGTCAGACGATACTTAG
- the LOC117146879 gene encoding WW domain-containing adapter protein with coiled-coil homolog isoform X1: MVMHARKPQRMNDGYFEKHTSHTSYQSSKYSSSKRDYERDRSSNYRDRDLSPGAGGGGGGGSAGGGGGGSGNGGGPLNNGNSYRSQSPDIDSPSSRSHDLRDRSDHRGGGGGNGRGGSGERYSFMQKMRDRDRDVYKKDKYSDKRDRRGNDRDSESSYRTNHDRDRRGGGGSGGGSGKLCSSRENDKRSGSDDRDRDRDRDLRDLRDKRDRGSDRDRDMYKKDKYADKRERSDRGERTARYGDWSEHVSSSGKMYYYNCKTEISQWEKPKEWVDRERNLPRDQHREKDYRDKDRDRDRDDRFSRSTYKHSNSSRDNSRLRWNYDNDGGPPSHRRRLDGRHNDNADMDISGDSTPTSEASYSLSGTPTTHGGGPGGGGPGGGGGSNSDQPMGNALPRLSSHPTANSSASVATGTGAAGGLHYGSGAGGGPVTGATMLPTMSGMLNSNSSNSAGGSSSNASSSGLRNSVVGHIGSTSGTTVPTLGSQDPHQHHLNSNAPLPPGAKGKDQALLMRQKMHLGLGVLDVQSHHGVNSVGSVSDGTNHAYNSVNNSVSGSLRDNSVNSPLYMHHSMSPSLNFTKSPIPTIVGHTNNMSIAYTCNPPFGLKATLDGGVMVANASPATPGGNASSGSSGANSSQSIVPGMGPVCGISVITSMGSNSGTLCEGPPTPTQELDLSGSALEQQQLAAAAAAATASSLQLQAAQQAQQQRKLDGTSSATLSSLQSCVSSSGQAANMRGPEISPKLAKYFRADLIAHVTNWHAEVLERQAQKCCEDTHLFGDITCTRICAELKCARSLVRSTEINATLQEQKIMYLRHQIRRIEESKTQNAFMSDDT; the protein is encoded by the exons ATGGTAATGCATGCTAGAAAACCGCAGCGTATGAACGATGG GTACTTTGAGAAGCATACCAGTCACACATCATACCAG AGCTCAAAGTACAGCAGTTCAAAGCGCGACTACGAACGCGATCGTTCCTCCAATTATCGCGATCGTGACCTGTCGCCAGGCGCTGGCGGTGGAGGAGGCGGCGGATCCGCTGGAGGAggtggcggcggcagcggcaatGGCGGCGGACCATTGAACAATGGCAACAGCTATCGCTCCCAGTCGCCGGACATTGATTCGCCGTCGTCCCGTTCGCACGATCTGCGCGACCGCAGCGATCACCGGGGCGGAGGTGGCGGCAATGGGCGTGGCGGCAGTGGCGAGCGGTACAGCTTTATGCAGAAGATGCGGGATCGAGATCGGGATGTCTACAAGAAGGATAAATATTCAG ATAAACGTGATCGGCGTGGAAACGATCGCGACTCGGAGTCGTCGTATCGCACCAACCATGATAGGGATCGTCGTGGCGGGGGAGGCAGCGGAGGCGGCAGCGGCAAGCTCTGCTCCTCGCGGGAGAACGACAAACGATCCGGGTCCGACGATCgcgatcgggatcgggatcgagATCTGCGCGACTTGCGCGACAAGCGGGACCGCGGTTCCGATCGCGACAGGGACATGTACAAGAAGGACAAGTACGCAG ACAAACGAGAGCGCAGCGATCGCGGTGAGCGGACGGCGCGATATGGCGACTGGAGCGAGCATGTCAGCTCATCAG GCAAAATGTATTACTACAACTGCAAGACGGAAATCTCTCAATGGGAGAAGCCAAAGGAATGGGTGGACAGAGAAAG AAATTTGCCGCGCGATCAGCATCGTGAGAAGGATTATCGTGACAAGGATCGCGATCGTGACCGCGATGATCGGTTCTCCAGATCAA CATACAAACATTCCAATTCTTCGCGCGACAATTCACGACTGAGATGGAATTACGACAACGATGGCGGTCCGCCCAGTCATCGAAGGCGTTTGGATG GTCGACACAACGACAATGCTGATATGGATATAAGCGGCGACTCGACGCCTACCTCGGAAGCCAGTTACTCGCTAAGCGGCACGCCCACCACACACGGCGGCGGTCCGGGCGGAGGCGGTCCcggaggcggcggcggtaGCAACAGCGATCAGCCAATGGGCAATGCCCTGCCCCGTTTGTCCTCCCACCCAACTGCCAACTCCTCCGCATCCGTGGCGACGGGCACAGGTGCGGCGGGGGGACTGCATTACGGCAGCGGAGCGGGTGGTGGCCCGGTGACGGGCGCCACAATGCTGCCCACCATGTCGGGAATGctgaacagcaacagcagcaacagtgccggcggcagcagcagcaatgccagcagcagcggccTGAGGAACTCCGTTGTCGGTCACATTGGCTCCACATCTGGC ACGACTGTGCCCACACTGGGAAGTCAGGATCCGCACCAGCACCATCTGAACTCGAATGCTCCACTGCCACCGGGTGCCAAGGGCAAGGATCAGGCGCTGCTGATGCGCCAGAAGATGCACCTGGGCCTGGGCGTCCTCGATGTACAATCACATCACGGCGTTAACTCGGTTGGTTCGGTGTCAGATGGGACCAATCACGCCTACAATTCGGTCAATAACTCGGTCTCCGGCAGCTTACG GGACAACAGCGTTAACTCGCCGTTGTATATGCACCACAGCATGTCGCCCTCGTTGAACTTCACCAAGAGTCCCATACCGACGATTGTGGGCCACACGAATAACATGAGCATCGCCTACACCTGCAATCCACCCTTTGGCCTCAAGGCTACCCTCGATGGCGGAGTAATGGTGGCGAATGCCTCACCGGCCACGCCCGGTGGCAACGCCTCCTCCGGCTCTAGTGGAGCGAATAGCAGCCAAAGCATCGTGCCCGGCATGGGCCCCGTCTGCGGAATCAGTGTGATCACCTCGATgggcagcaacagcggcacGCTTTGCGAAGGACCGCCAACGCCCACCCAGGAGCTGGATTTAAGCGGCTCGGCGTTGGAGCAGCAACAGTTGGCCGCCGCAGCGGCAGCCGCGACAGCGTCCAGCCTCCAGCTACAGGCGGCGCAACAGGCCCAGCAGCAGCGGAAAT TGGATGGCACGTCGTCGGCCACGCTGAGCTCACTGCAGAGCTGTGTGAGTTCCTCAGGACAGGCGGCAAACATGCGCGGTCCCGAGATTTCGCCAAAGCTGGCCAAATACTTCCGCGCCGATCTGATTGCGCATGTGACCAATTGGCACGCGGAGGTGCTGGAGCGTCAG GCGCAGAAGTGCTGTGAGGATACTCACCTGTTCGGCGACATAACGTGCACGAGGATATGCGCGGAATTGAAGTGCGCCCGTAGCCTGGTGCGAAGCACCGAAATCAATGCCACCCTGCAGGAACAAAA AATTATGTATTTACGCCACCAGATCCGCCGTATCGAGGAGTCGAAGACTCAGAACGCGTTCATGTCAGACGATACTTAG
- the LOC117147615 gene encoding uncharacterized protein LOC117147615, with product MSLSDCNNNYIYLTGSEDYALNLAKLCERFATKEKRVLLITSRQQGMAKRYPWEAHNCSQYLTILQLVDVESTPLRMLEMQDSAESLCSPDLIVFDLQSLVLDALLRPVMQQCSTDKMVRQIAKCSASFVNYREILANPAGQKAGKSIDTIVVMSQEPYPMSAAQFKLLIGLYFHGNECHTNFAKLSAKIMVSQRFA from the exons ATGAGTTTAAGCGACTGCAAcaataactatatatatttgacGGGCAGTGAGGATTATGCCCTTAATTTGGCAAAG CTATGCGAACGCTTTGCCACCAAAGAAAAGCGCGTCTTACTGATCACCAGTCGCCAGCAGGGAATGGCAAAGCGCTATCCATGGGAGGCCCATAACTGCAGCCAATACCTGACCATTCTGCAACTGGTGGATGTGGAGAGCACTCCGCTTCGCATGCTGGAAATGCAGGATAGCGCCGAGTCCTTGTGCAGTCCCGATTTGATAGTCTTTGACCTGCAGTCGCTCGTTTTGGATGCACTACTGCGTCCTGTGATGCAGCAGTGCTCCACGGACAAAATGGTACGGCAAATTGCCAAGTGCTCCGCATCCTTTGTGAATTACCGCGAAATCCTGGCCAACCCGGCGGGACAGAAGGCGGGCAAGAGCATCGACACCATTGTGGTCATGTCGCAGGAACCGTATCCCATGTCAGCAGCCCAGTTCAAGCTGCTAATTGGACTCTATTTCCACGGCAACGAGTGCCACACGAATTTTGCCAAGCTCTCGGCCAAGATAATGGTCTCCCAGCGATTCGCCTAG